From the Candidatus Omnitrophota bacterium genome, one window contains:
- a CDS encoding CehA/McbA family metallohydrolase, translating into MNQWNPLIDEEWTHPASSQGAQRIISFRLESDVLLLRFRVEFTIIAYSDDNADSSFILYANHPDIQAAQKQMLKNEFSAVLHKIKKNSPSVLFFDPKKNFRGRWDASFSDWKTISAKKASDGFAAGPVAAGEWKAQILVPALGGASLRAHLQVESSAEDEESSVSAMVYQWPDHEPQAGDERWYIGELHEHTSNSNGALSPEATADLYKSLDYQFLALTDHDFRPLATFGKTPPLELIRGQEIRTFFGHALLLGIKDYLRWRSENEPFDLDVLIYETHRLGGLFCALHPFAMSADGKSDSWQGAEASWSRIDLLEIWPGRWRQRFPEILKALDLWDSLLNRGLRIYGVCGKGSGVPMNERSVETLPKTAVFSEGPNETELLGALKQGRFYSTREPGVSFWAYSNHGGAMMGDELRLPAGEPYQLVLDVSLMEKRGFVRIKSNEGIYCEMPLSSTKDSHLEFIEFSKTEVRWFRAEVYQYGRPLDELAALTNPIFVRGVMSA; encoded by the coding sequence ATGAATCAATGGAATCCCCTTATCGATGAAGAATGGACGCATCCCGCTTCTTCCCAGGGAGCTCAACGCATCATCTCTTTCCGTTTAGAATCCGATGTACTGCTTCTTCGCTTCCGCGTGGAATTTACCATCATTGCCTATTCGGATGACAACGCCGATTCCTCTTTTATATTGTATGCGAATCATCCCGATATTCAGGCGGCGCAAAAACAAATGTTGAAGAACGAATTTTCCGCCGTTCTTCATAAAATAAAAAAAAATTCCCCTTCCGTTCTATTTTTCGACCCTAAAAAAAACTTTCGCGGCCGATGGGATGCGTCTTTTTCCGATTGGAAAACCATCAGTGCAAAAAAGGCGTCCGATGGATTCGCCGCCGGACCCGTCGCGGCGGGCGAATGGAAGGCGCAAATTCTCGTCCCTGCGCTAGGCGGCGCGTCCCTGCGCGCGCATCTGCAAGTGGAATCCAGCGCGGAGGATGAAGAATCCTCCGTCAGCGCAATGGTCTATCAATGGCCGGATCATGAACCGCAAGCGGGAGATGAGCGGTGGTATATCGGCGAATTGCATGAACATACGAGCAACAGCAACGGCGCTTTATCCCCGGAAGCAACCGCCGATCTTTATAAGTCCCTCGATTATCAATTCTTAGCTTTGACCGATCATGACTTCCGCCCGCTGGCAACGTTTGGCAAGACTCCGCCCCTGGAATTGATTCGCGGCCAGGAAATTCGAACCTTCTTCGGCCATGCTTTGCTTTTAGGAATAAAAGACTATTTACGTTGGCGCAGCGAAAACGAACCCTTCGATCTCGACGTTCTCATTTATGAAACCCACCGGCTGGGCGGATTATTCTGCGCGCTGCATCCGTTCGCTATGAGTGCGGACGGGAAAAGCGATTCCTGGCAGGGTGCGGAAGCCTCGTGGTCTCGCATCGATCTCTTGGAAATATGGCCGGGACGTTGGCGCCAGCGCTTCCCGGAAATCTTGAAAGCGCTCGATTTGTGGGATTCGCTTTTGAACCGGGGCTTGCGGATTTACGGCGTCTGCGGCAAAGGATCAGGCGTCCCGATGAACGAACGGAGCGTGGAAACCTTACCCAAGACCGCCGTCTTCAGCGAGGGGCCGAACGAAACGGAACTGCTCGGCGCCCTCAAGCAAGGGCGGTTTTATTCTACGCGGGAGCCGGGCGTGAGTTTTTGGGCCTACTCCAATCATGGCGGCGCCATGATGGGAGACGAACTGCGCCTTCCCGCCGGGGAACCCTATCAACTGGTTCTCGATGTGTCCCTGATGGAAAAAAGAGGATTCGTGAGAATCAAGAGCAACGAAGGAATCTACTGCGAAATGCCCCTCTCCTCCACGAAGGACTCCCATTTGGAATTCATCGAATTCAGCAAAACGGAAGTGCGCTGGTTCCGCGCGGAAGTCTACCAATACGGCCGCCCGCTCGACGAACTGGCGGCGCTAACCAACCCCATCTTCGTCCGCGGCGTCATGAGCGCATAA